A region of Diadema setosum chromosome 15, eeDiaSeto1, whole genome shotgun sequence DNA encodes the following proteins:
- the LOC140239015 gene encoding transmembrane protein 222-like encodes MKHKYHRVPIGMENDPELVINGINGRSERTDDQNVMAAGESIDHKRMRYPFCIVWTPIPLLTWLFPFVGHMGIATSNGIIRDFAGPYYVSEDDMAFGRPTRYWVLDAGDAKPGSWDMSVHEASEEYKTRMHHLCCDNCHSHVAMALNLMNYKNSASWNMVKLAFYTFIFGKYVGLAGVLKTWLPSVILYGTLITVLVVFM; translated from the exons ATGAAACACAAATATCACCGGGTTCCAATCGGAATGGAAAACGACCCTGAACTTGTCATTAATGGTATAAACGGTCGATCAGAAAGAACGGATGATCAAAACGTCATGGCAGCAGGAGAGAGCATCGATCACAAGCGGATGAGATACCCGTTTTGTATAGTTTGGACGCCAATTCCCTTATTAAC ATGGTTGTTTCCATTCGTTGGTCACATGGGAATAGCCACATCCAATGGCATTATCCGGGACTTTGCTGGCCCCTACTATGTATCA GAAGATGACATGGCCTTTGGTAGACCCACCCGTTACTGGGTGCTGGATGCTGGTGATGCTAAACCAGGCTCCTGGGATATGTCTGTTCATGAAGCTTCTGAAGAATATAAAACCAGAATG CATCATCTGTGCTGTGACAACTGCCACTCTCACGTTGCCATGGCACTGAACCTCATGAACTACAAGAACAGCGCCTCCTGGAACATGGTCAAACTAGCATTTTATACATTCATCTTTGGGAAATATGTTGG ACTTGCTGGTGTTTTGAAAACATGGCTGCCCAGCGTGATACTTTATGGCACATTAATTACTGTCTTGGTGGTTTTTATGTGA